The Pirellulales bacterium genome segment TTTATAGTGAGTGATTGGGTAGAACGCATCGTGCGCCAACGCCAGTGTCATCGGGCGAAGGAGGACCTGCGGTGTTTCGCTCAGGCCATCCAGCGTATCCCTCACGCCTTTGTTGGTGAAATCAATGACGAACGACACGCGGTTGAATCGACGGCGGTTCCTGATGGCGGCGGGCGGAACGGCCGCAGCGATCGGCGCAAGCGGGATTCTCGATGGCCAACGTAGTTTCGCGTCTTCAGCCGCGCAACTCCCGTTGCCTCCCGTCGCCATCTTTAGCAAGCTCTATCAGGAATTGAAGCTCGATTTCGAGCAATCCGGCGCGGTCACGGCGGAGGCCGGATTGGATGGAATCGACTGCGCCGTTCGGGCGGGCGGCGAAATCTTGCCGGAGCAGGCGGTCGAGATGATGCCGAAGTACGCCGAGGCTCTCGAAAAGCACGGCGTGAAAATGCTGCTCCTCACCACCGGGATCGTGGGAGTCGATTCACCGAGTGCCCGAGATGTTTTGGTCACCGGCAATAAACTCGGGATTCGTTACTATCGGCTTGGCTTTTGGCCGAATCGGCCGGATTCGCCCGCGGAGAAGCAAACTGCGGAGACCAAGGCCAGACTTAAGGAACTCGCGGCGATGAATCGGGAACTCGGCGTTTGTGGCCTGTTTGAAAACCATTCGGCGACAGGA includes the following:
- a CDS encoding sugar phosphate isomerase/epimerase family protein, producing the protein MTNDTRLNRRRFLMAAGGTAAAIGASGILDGQRSFASSAAQLPLPPVAIFSKLYQELKLDFEQSGAVTAEAGLDGIDCAVRAGGEILPEQAVEMMPKYAEALEKHGVKMLLLTTGIVGVDSPSARDVLVTGNKLGIRYYRLGFWPNRPDSPAEKQTAETKARLKELAAMNRELGVCGLFENHSATGTKVGAKSDLRKAGGYVGGDLNELYDLVHDFNPDQIAIAFDLGHAIVEHGDDWHKHFERLKDHIRIVYIKDVKQSARFVPLGEGEFGRTDFFTLLKGMNYREPLCIHIEYPWAPAGKKTRAAMVETLKNSRRVVGDWWQRA